In Aliarcobacter faecis, a genomic segment contains:
- a CDS encoding paraquat-inducible protein A, translating into MVLISCKNCKKVYEKESYAPFKCERCNHIVRKRVENSLQISLALTICAMLLYIPAMLYPMMIVTQFGVNQESTIIEGIISFLEYKSYFVATVIFVASVAIPILKLFALFFIFLSLKINVQMENRTKILLYKYIEAIGKWSMIDIYVVALMASIVQLDELFNIKGGVAATSFALMVIITIFAANRFDTRIIWDEQRDSE; encoded by the coding sequence ATGGTTTTAATATCTTGTAAAAATTGTAAAAAAGTATATGAAAAAGAGAGTTATGCACCATTTAAGTGTGAAAGATGTAATCATATTGTGAGAAAAAGAGTAGAAAACTCTTTACAAATATCATTAGCTCTTACAATTTGTGCAATGCTTTTATATATACCAGCTATGCTTTATCCTATGATGATAGTTACTCAATTTGGTGTAAATCAAGAAAGTACAATAATTGAAGGAATTATTAGTTTTTTAGAGTATAAAAGCTATTTTGTAGCAACTGTTATTTTTGTAGCAAGTGTTGCTATTCCAATACTAAAACTTTTTGCACTATTTTTTATATTTTTATCTTTAAAAATAAATGTACAGATGGAAAATAGAACAAAGATTTTATTATATAAATATATTGAAGCTATTGGAAAATGGTCTATGATTGATATTTATGTAGTTGCCTTAATGGCTTCAATAGTTCAGCTTGATGAGTTGTTTAATATAAAAGGTGGAGTTGCTGCAACATCTTTTGCTTTAATGGTAATAATTACAATTTTTGCAGCAAATAGATTTGATACAAGGATAATTTGGGATGAGCAAAGAGATAGTGAATAA
- a CDS encoding paraquat-inducible protein A, with translation MKDLTKVAECYSCGLFVEKSEDKRFKQSCPRCESRLETKQNFSIDSLFYAISSLMLFLILSLYPIISLSLNGQELNANILKTVYILFEQDFYLVSFLVLFTIILAPIFNSIVIILVFLQLKLNIDIFKKSFLYDAYHFFKEWGFIEVFIISLIVTYIKLVGMVSNTKFDIGFFIILAYVFCFIMSNIKFDASAILDD, from the coding sequence ATGAAAGATTTAACAAAAGTAGCAGAATGTTATAGTTGTGGACTTTTTGTAGAAAAAAGCGAGGATAAAAGATTTAAACAAAGTTGTCCTAGATGTGAAAGCAGGCTAGAAACTAAACAAAATTTTTCTATTGACTCACTTTTTTATGCAATTTCAAGTTTAATGCTATTTTTAATTTTATCTTTATATCCCATAATAAGTTTAAGTCTAAATGGGCAAGAGTTAAATGCAAATATTTTAAAAACAGTTTATATTTTATTTGAACAAGATTTTTATCTTGTCTCTTTTTTAGTTCTTTTTACAATAATTTTAGCCCCAATTTTTAACTCTATTGTAATTATTTTAGTTTTTTTACAACTAAAATTAAATATTGATATTTTTAAAAAGTCTTTTTTATATGATGCTTATCACTTTTTTAAAGAGTGGGGATTTATAGAAGTTTTTATTATTAGTTTAATAGTAACTTATATAAAACTTGTTGGAATGGTGAGTAATACAAAATTTGATATAGGGTTTTTTATTATTTTGGCTTATGTTTTTTGTTTTATTATGTCAAATATAAAGTTTGATGCAAGTGCTATTTTGGATGATTAA
- a CDS encoding globin domain-containing protein, with product MQFNISQAQFGIRPSVTLPNPEFLRVLGEEGIRKLISDHYDLIKQSSIYEIFPQDEKEFEQAKINSSDFFIQICGGKKYFNENRGAPMMVARHQPFKITPKTRIVWLECYIEVLKKLDINENLLKSFWNYLDIFSIWMINSKED from the coding sequence ATGCAATTTAATATTTCACAAGCACAATTTGGAATAAGACCAAGTGTAACTCTTCCAAATCCAGAATTTTTAAGAGTTTTAGGAGAAGAAGGAATTAGAAAATTAATCAGTGACCATTATGATTTAATCAAACAAAGTTCAATTTATGAAATTTTTCCTCAAGATGAAAAAGAGTTTGAACAAGCGAAAATAAACTCTAGTGATTTTTTCATACAAATTTGTGGAGGGAAAAAATATTTTAATGAAAATAGAGGTGCCCCTATGATGGTAGCTCGTCATCAACCATTTAAAATTACTCCAAAAACTAGAATAGTTTGGCTTGAATGCTATATTGAAGTTTTAAAAAAGCTTGATATTAATGAAAATCTACTAAAATCATTTTGGAATTATTTAGATATTTTCTCAATTTGGATGATAAATAGTAAAGAAGATTAA
- a CDS encoding porin family protein — protein MMKQNKILLIAKKSLLTTIFVGLFSSAFAMDTKFYAGVSAAKVDGHNYTQYNIGQNSSTKFDNDIIFAFSNTLSYGRVKTGLSATTLDLDLKLGYEFIENLRAYAIGTGAIQYYDNSTYTGLGYGGALEYRISSLVSLEGSYKTMNMSKSNHSYDYDTASLGVRFGF, from the coding sequence ATGATGAAACAGAATAAAATCTTGCTTATAGCTAAAAAGAGTCTATTAACAACTATTTTTGTTGGACTTTTTTCTTCTGCATTTGCAATGGATACAAAGTTTTATGCTGGAGTTAGTGCAGCAAAAGTTGATGGACATAATTATACACAGTATAATATAGGACAAAATTCAAGTACAAAATTTGATAATGATATAATTTTTGCTTTTTCAAATACTCTTAGTTATGGAAGAGTTAAAACAGGTCTTAGTGCAACAACATTAGATTTAGATCTAAAATTAGGTTATGAATTTATTGAAAATTTAAGAGCCTATGCTATTGGAACAGGTGCAATACAATATTATGATAATAGTACATATACAGGGCTTGGATATGGTGGAGCTTTAGAGTATAGAATTAGCTCTTTAGTATCTTTAGAAGGTTCTTACAAAACTATGAATATGAGCAAAAGTAATCATAGTTATGATTATGATACAGCAAGTTTAGGAGTAAGATTTGGATTTTAA